acaacaaaaaaattataaagttAACTTTTCAGTAATAGATAACCACACTGCAGCTCCatgaatatctaaaataaaacctttaaagcCCCTGTAATTGGGgcaagtacaatagctctactttctTGAACAGTCAATCTTAATATATCACCGGCTGTCCAGAGACATCACAACTTGAATATTTGAAACACTTGAATTaaataataccaaaatatttcatacattcaAGCTTGAAGAGAGAGAGAAAGGAGGAACAGTCTCTATATATACAATTAGCTTTGAAACAATAATGTTTCATATCAAGTAGAAGCTAATATAGTCTATATTTGTGTACTTACAATAAACAGAAAACGCCCcataaaacacattaaaaaaaaaacccctttaaaagaAGAGACAACCCCGACTAACTTTTGCTCATTCGTTATTTTTAAGGTACCGATTATACTGTATATACATATTCAGCACGTTTTTTAAGAATAAGAAAGCAGGATTTTGCTGTCAATTTCATCATATCTGGGCTAGACAGAATGAAACTCAACTTATTATCATCTGATAGGTTCTGAAACTGACCATTAATACATACtgctttttcaaataaatcttttctTATAGATTCATAATGATTGCAAATTAACAAGACATGCTTTTCATCTTCCACTCCTAACCTACACACTGGACATATTCTCTGGTTAACTTCAAGCCTTTCATATCTGCCAGTTCCAAGCCTGATCGGGGCAACCCCACACCTAAATTTTGATAATGCAGACCTATGTTTGTGTGGTATATTTAATTTAACATACAACTCTGtttcaaaactgaatttaaaagtacGATATGTTCCTAATTTGTTACATCCACTGTTATTATTACTGTTTATGACATGCAGAGACTCGATCCATTGGTCTAAATATTCATTCATTGCCTTTTCAGTTAACTTATTACACATATGTCTTTTACTATGACGTTCACCGTTCAAAAAATCTACACAGTTATACCGAATAAACAGTTCTTTTACTCTCTGATGCCAATTTTTACAGCAACCTCCTGCATGTCGTAAAccataattaaaaacaattttattcaaacgAGACGTATGCATCTCTGAAAATCTACACCATGTAATAGCAATACATCTTAGTTGTCTTATAAAAGCTGGTGTCCAACCCATGTCACCTGCTACTGCCTTATTAGGAGTATACCTTCCAGTCCCCATGAAAAACGCATAGCACGGTTCTGAATAGCTTCAATGCGAGAAAAATTTCTTGTTCCCCAAATAGCTGCCCCATAAGCAATAACTGGCCACACAAGGCTGTCATACAGTTTAGTAAAAACTTCAAAGGGCATTCCACCTAAAGCTTTAAATTTTGCTATCAACAACCCTAAAGCTCTGCCCGCTGCCTGTGACACAAATTTAGCTGTGACATTATAATCTAAGTGTTCTTCTAACACTAGACCTAGATAAACATATTTATCTGTTACATCAATACATTCTTGAccacatttaaaaacaaactgaGACCTAGGGATTGAATTACGTCTAaagtatatttataatattacttTTCTTGGCATTAATTCTCATATTATTAATAATACACCATTCACTCAAGGTATTAAGCATTGTTTGAAGATCTTTTTCATTATTAGCAAGAAGCACAATGTCATCTGCATACAATAAAATTGAAAGCATTTCACCATTGTCAAGTTCTAAACCAAGGCCTAATGCCTTGATTTTAATTCCTAGttcattaataaaacaattaaacagaACAGGTGATAAAATACAGCCTTGTCTTAAACCTATATTTACGTCAAACCAGTCTGATGAAAATCCGTTTAACCTGATACAAGAGCTAACATTGGCGTAAAGTGACTTTACTGCTTGTAACATTTTACAGTTAATACCCAACTTAACTAATTTATCCCGGAGAATTGACCGATCTATGCAGTCGTAcgcttttttaaaatcaataaatgctgcgaaggtctgttttttttcttctttaaccgTGTTTCTACAATAGAAGTAAGGCTAGACAAATGATCACCAGTACTACGTTTTTTTCCTAAAACCGTTCTGTTCCTCAATAAGTTTATCATTTCTTTCAAGCCAGACTGATaacctttcatttaaaatagaGCAATACAACTTGTACATGGTTGGAGCAAGTGTTATGCCCCTGTAATTCATTGGGTCTCTAGGGTCTGTATTACCAGTTTTCGGGATAGGGTTAATAATACCTTTTCCCCATTGTAATGGTATTTTACCTgttacaaaacatacattaaaaagACATGTAAAAATCTCAAAACTGTATCATTTTCAAATACCTCATAAGGGAGGTTGTCAAAACCAGTAGCTTTACCAAATTTAGCCTTCAAAACAGCTCTTTCTACTTCAACGAGCGAAATATTACCATcaatttcagaaatgaaattttccTCAAAGATCCGTTCCAAATTATAATTTAAGTTCTCACTTCGGTCACCATTCAGTAATTTCTCAAAACTGTTTTTCCAGAACTTTAAAACTTCTGAAGGAAGAGTAACCAAATTACCATCATTATCAATCATTTCCATTGGAATCTTTTGTTGCTTAGTCTTATTTATACCAGTTTTACCAATTGTTTTCCAAAACCTATTCTGATCTGTCTGAACCTGATTTAACAACTGTATTAGGAAGTTTCGTCTAAAGCTTTTCtcatattttacaaatgtaaacGACACTGCATTACAACTGCTAAAAACACAAGGACTTCCTGTATTTCAATAAGATGATTCACATAATGActgcatttattattattattgatacaCTAAAAATATATCGAAATAAAAACCATGCGCAGCGTCAATGGATTAGCAATTGTGGAATATTTATTGtggaatatttattttacaacagAGAAAAGGGGTCAATTGATTAATATcactgacttgaaatcacttgccccttagtGTTTTGGGTCAGAATCCTATCTTGGGATAGAGAATACTTAATGTGAGGAAGTATCCAAGATGGTTTACGGAAAATAGGTGGTTCTACCAGGGTGCCCGCTCTTGTCTGATAGAATGCCTATAGGTCTTCTTCTACGATGAAAACCAAACCTGAAAAGTCGCAGTGTGACAGCTGTGCAAGGTAAAAAGGACACTTGAGCATATTATCCGAAAACTTCCGTGCTAGACAATACTTTAGATCTGAAAGTTATTTACATTGCAGCGTATTCTAGAATCATATGTATAAATTAGGTTTTCAACACAGCTCAAATGCTATATCGATTATGATGCTGAAACTTCACAAGGAACGGTAAATAAATTAGACGTCAGGATTTCATATATATTGTGTACTCACAAAAACCCAAATGACATTTTGACAAGTACTTCTCGTGTTCGACAAACAGAAGGGCTTTTTTATGTGTGATAGGAAATTTCCagtaaaaataaaccaaaggtAGATTATTACCTAGGAAATCAGCGCCCATGGGTATATTTTAGGAGGGCGAAATTTCATGTTACACAATCGACATTACCTTGAGCCTTTATCTCCagaacacttttttttatttttgtcaatgtcATTTCAATATCTATCTAATGCCATCATCGTTCCCGGCCGGAATCCACTTTCGCCAAGTGTATTACTGAAGTCTTTAAGCGATGTCTTTTCATCAATGACCgtacatttttaaattcaatgccctatatttcatatttttttacagCTCTACCTTTACTTTCATTTcacattttttgcaatattttgaaatgtacatgttttgtaacatttcCTACACCCGGAGTACCTTGACAAACGCgttagaaacaaaataattacaggCATAATGACAAAACACTTTGGAAATGAAGTGAAGTTTGATAGTTTCTATAAAACAGAACGTGGACAATCGAATTACGTGTGATATGAGACAATATTATATGTTCCAAACAGAACAATCTGTATTAAACCCTCTTCTACTTGTTCTGAAcagtttttatacttttttacgaaaaacaaaaacccacAAGGCATAAGGacttaaaacaaacattaaacagAGGAGGGGGGTTAAAAGACCTAATAAGAAATTAGGATATaatttaatacaatacaatatacatttatgatgaaaTAAGAATGCTTCCTATTATAACAATTATATGATATCAGTTACAAAGTAGACACTTAAAGTATCTTTTATGTTCAGACTTGACTTTCTGGATGGTCGGTACTAAGATCACGTCAATATTTTCCTAACTTATGCAGTTGCTGAAGGGAAGATGCTTTTGAAGAAAAGCTCATGTCTCTctcaatgcatagtcgtataggcaaaaagtcaataggggacaggagcaaaggtcaaagagacactgatgcttggctgcaatagggatcatctacctgGCATGCCAATCACCATActaggtttcaacattctaggcctagtagttctcaagttatgaattggaaacggttttccatgttcaggcccctgtgatcttgacctttgctGGAGTGACCCTAAACAAATAGGGTCAGCTTCTTTGCAAGTCCTATCACTCTATGGAATTTGAAGGCTCAaggtcaactggttctcaagttattgactggaaatagatttccatgttctgtccaccgcgaccttgacctttaatagagtgacccaaaaacaattggggtcatctactctgtaagtcctatcacccttgACAGTTTCAACAtactgagtcaagtggttctcaagttactgaccagaaatggatttccatattctgttcgctgcgaccttgaccttgaatacaGTGACCTCAAGATCAATAAAGAGAATCttctctgcatatccaatcaccatatcaagtttcaacattctggatcaagtggttctcaagttattgatcggaaatattttccatgttcaggcccctgtgaccttggtcTTTAATAGagggaccccaaaatcaatagggtcatctactttgcatgaccaatcatcctataacgtttcaacattctagaccaagtggttctcaagttattgatcggaaatggttttccatgttaaggcccctgtgactttgacctttattaaactgaccccaaaatcatatGGCATTACTCTGCGACCATCTCTATAAGTTTAACATTCTGCAGTGTTCAGTATGGATCGAAATGTTTCCCGTTAGGCCTCTGTACTTGCTTTATTAACTGACCCAATAAATGGTATTTACTCTGCGATCAACTCTATAAAGTTCAATTcttggccaagtggttctcaagttattgatcagaagtggttttccattttcaggcccctttgaccttgacctttggtggagtgaccccaaaaactatatggtcgtctactccataagccctgcaatcatgtgaagtttgaaggtcctatgtcaaatggttctcaagttattgatcgaaaatgaggtgtgacggatggacggacagggcaaaagcaATATGTCTTCCCCAGTATATAATACGGTGCGGGACGGAACGGTTAAACGTGTTTGAGGCATGCCAACCTTACAcataccctattttcaacaagttcgATAAGCCgtgtaaataaaataagtacACATGGAGAAAGGACCAAATACCAGactgtataaagtaaaacataacagAGTCAGTCTGAGGCATCTGTACATCGACTTACTCAAAGTAACAACTTGTCCGTTTTTGAAGATGCAGTTTTAATGTTATACAAATACTAAAAGGATTTTTAGAATAATTCAGTATTAGGATTTGGAGGGTAAATGTGTAAATTAGAAGAGGATCTCAAAGTTTTGCTATTTTAGGGGTTTATTATAGGGGTCCGCTGTAAATAATGATGTGTTGCACTATGCATACAGATGTTTAAAGTTTCTGCGTTCCGAGTCCCGATGAGGGAAATGGTTTGATTAAAGCTTATGTAAGAGATAAGTAAATAAGTTTGATTTCTTTGTATGTTTGTGTGTGgctttacgccgtttttcaacagtatttcagtcatgtaacggagtGCAgttttaacctaaccagtgttcctggattctgtaccagtacaaacctattctccgcaagaaaatgcaaacttccccacatgaatcagaggctgaagacgaatgatttcaggcacaatgtcgtttatcaaatcgtcacggagaacgtaagccccgcccgaggatcgaactcactcCAATTCCGAGAACACTTTAAAACCAGATGGACCAAGTCATCCTTTGTTTCGATAAATAAACACCACAGTATTATGTCCAGATAAAACTTTTAAGGTGACTATATTCAGATTTTTTACACTTGTGACCAAATCAATGTTTTAACATTCGTGATTTTTATGACAGTTGTGACCAGCGTCATTTTTACATTTAGAACAACCAGGTTTCACGTATATTGAAAGTTTCTACATACGTtgttaaactacatgtatttcacaCTTATGACTGTTTTCGTATTTGTAACCATTTTCACATTTAGGGGTCCTACACACATTCTTTTGGGATTAGTTCCATTTTCATACTTCACACACAAGATCTTAAAAGGTACAAAagctataataaaaaaaaccggTGCCTTTATATAGTATCTTTTCTAATAATGGTTATTCTCGTCCaacttttaaaatgatacaaCATATCACGACAAACAAATGAAACAATATTGCCTTTTAATATCAAAGtgattttaacaacattttatgatatgcagttttaatgaaaaaatcaaatataagcTTATAATACTACACACAATGCACTATCATACCACCGGTATCTGATgcttaatcaataaaatatatattcaggTTAGATATCTCAAAGAGATCGTAGATCTCTGTACTATTTCATAGTACTGTATTAATTGGTTATACAGGTGGTTATCGATACTTCATCTAATACTAAATTTAATCGAGAAAGACATCTGTTAGACTGCGATTGTTTTCAACGAGGTTCCTTGGACCTTTGGTTTAATAATCAAAAAGCCATtcagcaaaaatatgaaaagaatcCTTTCAGTTAGGTCATATTTACTCGCTTGATAACACTCATATTTTCTATTAAGAATATTCAGACAGTACGAAATGCAGGTAACTGTTCTAAATAACTTTcgtatttattatgtttttttactCGAACTGGCAAACtaatttttaaagctattttctaCCAAACTATTCAAAGGTCgtatttaacatttaacataaacGTAAATACAAACGACAACGCTTCGCATCTGAAAATCTCCATTATTCACCCATGcttcaatttatttgtaaattgatTAACTAGTTCCCTTGCATTTTTGCTCCACTCTAAGTAATTAAAAGATTTTCGAATTTCGGCTGACAGCCGTAGATGTTCTGATAGAAGACCTTCGTTCATCATAAAAGTATCTTGATAGAACTTCATGTTTTGTATGACATCCATATAAGCATATAAATGATGATCCCATAACCAAACACCAGAAACAAACATATAATCTAGCATTACTCTGGAAGCAAAGTATCCtgatttaaaaaagaagtttACTGTATGCATGACAATATTCGATAAAAGCTTTTCAATAACTTCTCTTAGTCGACTATTGGGTGATGAAATCGATTGTTTTATCATATTGTAATGGCTAAAGCACGGACAAACCGATTCTGTGGTGTCAGAAAAATATAGTACACACTcatcaaaagtaaaatatttaccaCTAACAGTCAAAAGTTTGGACAACACCTGTTTTTTCTTGTAACCAATTGATCTTACGTTATAACTGGACTTTGATATCCTTTTAATCCGATGGTAAATGGTTTTGAGGAGAGCCTTGCTAGCAATTCGGCAACTTGCATTTGCTCTATTAACTTGATATTTAAAACTGTTCATGTGTAACTGATATTCATCCTCACGCAAATAGTGCATTTCAAGGCGCCGCTCAATGatacatataattttataatgATGCTTGAAAACGTTTACATTGGAAACGTATATTAATATGGATTTAAATTCAGCTAAGCCATCTTTCATTTTATCAGATATGCCAAGAGCTTCTGCACTTCGTTTTATGCAGCGAAATGCGTTAAGTCCCGCGTTAATGTTagaaaaggtttttcttttgagTTGATATAAGCAATAAAGTTTCTTTTTGTGTTTTCTATTAAGTAGAAATCTTGaccatattttaaaaatgaagtgTATTTCTGCATTGCTTTCTGGTACACGAGTCCTTATTTGATGGTTTTCTAAATACGTTATTATCGCTTTATTATCAAATACTTTAGCCAGGTATAATGGTGTAAATTTATCAGTAGTTGTGCATTTTAGCATATTTAAGCCCCAGTATTTACTGATAACCTTTAAAGTGTCAATGTATCCTTGCATAGCAACTAAGTGCACAAACGAGAAGTTTCTGCTATTCTGGGAGCAAATAAACtcctttgaaatgttttttctgttttcagttagtaatatagtcaatatttcaTCCATCTGATTGTGCATTTCCCGATTATGTCctttcaaaatatcaaagtcaCTCATCAAAACTTCATCTAAATGCTTCGCCTTATGTGCTCGACTTGTACTATTGTAACTTAATAACTTTGCATATATCATCCTATTATTCTGTATTTCTGCGGttattaaatcatctttaatgcCTTTCAACACAGTTACACTGGACTGAGAACTATTATCAAAAAGAGcccataaaaaaaaatcatctactttcttgtttatcttaattttcatttcaataaaatgttttactagaATGACATTCCTTCCCTGTACTGCTCTCTCTAATACGTTATAACCATCGGAATCTAAACTTTCTGTGAGAAGGTGTGGCATTtctttattgaaaacaaagtttGCAATATACTGATTCAGAGCCGCAGAAAGGCCGGTATGCACGATGATCTTCAAATTTGAAAACCGCGCAATTTCATGTAGGATGCAAGGTAATTTTAAATTTACACAGTGAACAGCCTCAACAAATCTTTTGGTCATTTTTGCATACGAGGAGTGTGCTCTTGCCTTCGAAATGCAAACCGATATGTAATTCCATAGGAAAATGTTACTGTTATCGTGCACTGACATGTATCTTACAAGAGCAGGGTCCAATTTACTGTCATTTCTTATATACATAGATATAGCAGTAAAAAGTATAAGACGACGTTTTCGAACGATTAAcctcattattttctttaataaacctTCTTTCagcaatgttttattttttatatgaagCAGTGTTATGAAACATGAATATTCCTGTGGCGATAGGGTAGAAGACAACTGATGTAATAGTTGTGTATAGTTTGcagatatgaaaagtttaacagTGTCTGTAACCGGGAGGTTCTCGAGACCATAAATCACGGGTATTTTGCCATATATATCCCTCGCATTTAGATAGCTGTCATTCTCATTTGTAATATGCATTAGCTTCGATATCAGTTTGTAATGTCCATTTGAAATCGCatagtgaaaaatatttctttcatactGATCCGTCACATTTAATAGAAATCCATTAGTGATAAATTTGGTTACAAATGCTAAGCTTTTATCAACAATGTCTTCGGCATCATTGGCTGTTTCCTTAGAAACGTTTACTTTAACGGCTGAAAACATATACCTACTTGCGTTTGACCTGTGATAGATTACATTACGTTTCTCTTTCTCTAAGATGAAGTTTGCAGCTTCAAACGACCCGCACGCTAATGCTGCATGAAGCGGATCTGAGCCATTTGAACAATGcatgtgtaaaatattttcttctacaGACTTTATATAATCTAAAACTCTAAGGCTGCCATGACATGCTGCTTTATGAACAGCATGACATCCTTCACTGTCCCTTGGTATTTCAGTCCAATGAACACCAGTTTGTTCAATCTCTTGGAACACCCAATATCTGTCGTATTTGGCTGCAATATGAAGAACAGGTGATTCTGAATCACACATGGATAATTGCAAATTGCTCAATTCAGTTTCACTTAATTGAGAAATGTCTGTGATGTATTTTGGGTGTTGGCACTTAAGGTGTACATCGAAACGAAATCTGcgaataatttgatgaaatatttccCTACGATTGTACACAATTGCAGAAATCAGCGGAGTTCTACCAGATCTATCAATACAACTTAAAGCGTTTAAGGGCTGTGATATAAGCACCTTAACAAGTGCTGTTCTATTTTCCCTGACTGCCGCATGCAAAGCTGTTTCACACATGATCAAATGGCTATCATCAAATAAAACGTAGTCTTTTACACTGTAACCTTCATCAGATAATAAGTCATTGCCTTGAATTCTTCTCTTATTTTTCGGCACCCAGTAAAAATTTTCTAGGCATGTTCGACATGTATCTTTAATGCCTTGACTTAGTGCGAATTCCACTACATCAGTATTACCATTAGCAGATGCAAAGTAAAGACAAAAAtcatctaacatgtctgccttgTATTCAACAatcaattttacaatatttttatggCCAACTTTGCATGCTAGATGAATAGGCAAAAGATTCAATCCATTCATTTTGAGGAAGTCATATCTACTTGCGGTTACATCTTTTACAAGAATATCTCTTATTATGTCTATATGGTTATTTTGAGCTGCTATATCCATTACTCCGTATCCCCAATGGCGATCATTAAACGCGATTTCAGCCGCTAATCCAAGATGGATAACATTAGAATAAGATCTCAATCTAAAATGGATATCAGCATTATGCATCGaaagatattgaaatatttttgtgcgACCTAGGGACGCCGCTAAATATAACGGCGACATTCCGGCCTGATTCAGTTCGTTGACATCACGAAAGTGATAATGAAGCAACTGTATTGCTTCAACACAATCGCACTGTTTCACTAAACGATGAAGTGGTAATTCGTTTGACcatgttttatattcattcaatttgctcTGATTAATTCTATGAAACATTCCCATAAGTTTACCTCTTGGGGAAGCATACGATATATGTATTGATATATCCACTAAGTCAACTGGTATATCATGGTTCAAATTTTCAAACAGGAAAAGGGCATGCCTCATGTGGCCACGCTTAATGTCAAGTTCATACTTGCCACTTGATTTACTTATTAGCCAATTTTTCAATGACATATGGGTTAAATGAAGCTCCGCCCCACTAAATGCCAAAATATGTTGGAATTTCTCCATGACAGCTGAAAATTGTTCCTTTGTAATATTTGTCGAACTTTGCGTTATTTGCCTTACGTAGTTTTCAGTTGGTGGAAAAATCGATGCACATACAACTTCAAGAATAGATTTAGATTGATCATACTGCTTTCCGAAAAGTCTTTGGAACAGTTGTCCGTAAAATCTATAGATTGATTTAGGTATCTGATTTCCTTCTTCAAAGTTCGAGGGAGTATTCATGATATTGGATGCCAACAAAAAGTTTGATATATTATGTATCGAAGACGCCTGGTTTCTTATTACTATTGTGTGATTTGAAGCATATATGAAAGAATTTATGTCCTTAAGATTTAAGTCATGGTTGTCCCTTAACATCATAAATGAAAAATCCGCGTTTAAAGCGTAATATGCAGTGATGTTTCTGGAAGttattatgaatttgaaaatataCGGAATTTGTTTCATCCTGTCTGAATTTAACAAATCATATATAACATTATCACCATCGTTGTTTTCGCATTCATCAAGCGCATCAATAGCGATTATGTATATATCACTTTGATTTAGCTGAACCTTTCGAAGTGGATCTATTAAACACTGATCCATACAGCCGAATGGATCTTGCTCACAAGTATCACTGTCATAGTTCTCTATACAAGCTCTGTCTTTTTCCAACAACTTTGCAAACTGTGCAGATCTTTGCGCTATCATAGATGCTATCCGTTTGATAAATGTATTACTTCTTTTTGATAACTGTACATCAAATTTACAGATATGGTACGCAACAAGTCTTTTTCGCAGCTTAAAACTAACATCCGATTCGTTTGAACATACCATATGAGCAACA
The genomic region above belongs to Mercenaria mercenaria strain notata chromosome 12, MADL_Memer_1, whole genome shotgun sequence and contains:
- the LOC123534861 gene encoding uncharacterized protein LOC123534861, which codes for MANLIVKHTGEHLNFKCALVALSVTGQALENVTETKLQAVHDTIKRKHGALKPCSQQCSKMQRNIKKWCSTCELWRNELESYVTGQTTSTRINWDKMKSWEWPQHHRNIAEVFTAAGWNTSKLNLKDVSTSLSIWQSCKEFPRHFVQYSKSLQKARNNLFHIHASSLCLTSDEMKSIFRAIYKVLNHGDVIPLIQNYNEVANAIKDLEQGNLHGHEKEASKALKEIAGTNKEILAKINKLEKNTKMNYLLLVFAIISVLLSFIYSLNIRSTDDDKKHLVDLTNRLNQCLPEKSHRLFKPGISMEGYLDRDNQFVGRDWLFHDLAEKIVNVSMGRGVVMVADMGYGKSAIVAHMVCSNESDVSFKLRKRLVAYHICKFDVQLSKRSNTFIKRIASMIAQRSAQFAKLLEKDRACIENYDSDTCEQDPFGCMDQCLIDPLRKVQLNQSDIYIIAIDALDECENNDGDNVIYDLLNSDRMKQIPYIFKFIITSRNITAYYALNADFSFMMLRDNHDLNLKDINSFIYASNHTIVIRNQASSIHNISNFLLASNIMNTPSNFEEGNQIPKSIYRFYGQLFQRLFGKQYDQSKSILEVVCASIFPPTENYVRQITQSSTNITKEQFSAVMEKFQHILAFSGAELHLTHMSLKNWLISKSSGKYELDIKRGHMRHALFLFENLNHDIPVDLVDISIHISYASPRGKLMGMFHRINQSKLNEYKTWSNELPLHRLVKQCDCVEAIQLLHYHFRDVNELNQAGMSPLYLAASLGRTKIFQYLSMHNADIHFRLRSYSNVIHLGLAAEIAFNDRHWGYGVMDIAAQNNHIDIIRDILVKDVTASRYDFLKMNGLNLLPIHLACKVGHKNIVKLIVEYKADMLDDFCLYFASANGNTDVVEFALSQGIKDTCRTCLENFYWVPKNKRRIQGNDLLSDEGYSVKDYVLFDDSHLIMCETALHAAVRENRTALVKVLISQPLNALSCIDRSGRTPLISAIVYNRREIFHQIIRRFRFDVHLKCQHPKYITDISQLSETELSNLQLSMCDSESPVLHIAAKYDRYWVFQEIEQTGVHWTEIPRDSEGCHAVHKAACHGSLRVLDYIKSVEENILHMHCSNGSDPLHAALACGSFEAANFILEKEKRNVIYHRSNASRYMFSAVKVNVSKETANDAEDIVDKSLAFVTKFITNGFLLNVTDQYERNIFHYAISNGHYKLISKLMHITNENDSYLNARDIYGKIPVIYGLENLPVTDTVKLFISANYTQLLHQLSSTLSPQEYSCFITLLHIKNKTLLKEGLLKKIMRLIVRKRRLILFTAISMYIRNDSKLDPALVRYMSVHDNSNIFLWNYISVCISKARAHSSYAKMTKRFVEAVHCVNLKLPCILHEIARFSNLKIIVHTGLSAALNQYIANFVFNKEMPHLLTESLDSDGYNVLERAVQGRNVILVKHFIEMKIKINKKVDDFFLWALFDNSSQSSVTVLKGIKDDLITAEIQNNRMIYAKLLSYNSTSRAHKAKHLDEVLMSDFDILKGHNREMHNQMDEILTILLTENRKNISKEFICSQNSRNFSFVHLVAMQGYIDTLKVISKYWGLNMLKCTTTDKFTPLYLAKVFDNKAIITYLENHQIRTRVPESNAEIHFIFKIWSRFLLNRKHKKKLYCLYQLKRKTFSNINAGLNAFRCIKRSAEALGISDKMKDGLAEFKSILIYVSNVNVFKHHYKIICIIERRLEMHYLREDEYQLHMNSFKYQVNRANASCRIASKALLKTIYHRIKRISKSSYNVRSIGYKKKQVLSKLLTVSGKYFTFDECVLYFSDTTESVCPCFSHYNMIKQSISSPNSRLREVIEKLLSNIVMHTVNFFFKSGYFASRVMLDYMFVSGVWLWDHHLYAYMDVIQNMKFYQDTFMMNEGLLSEHLRLSAEIRKSFNYLEWSKNARELVNQFTNKLKHG